One Erpetoichthys calabaricus chromosome 9, fErpCal1.3, whole genome shotgun sequence genomic region harbors:
- the LOC114658181 gene encoding cystatin-like isoform X1, with protein sequence MNLSAVACLLFLLFAAKTTRSQLGVSLDGGVDNIDPADKEVQKAVKFAVSEHNKASDDTFAYKLAKIISAKGQVVSGMKYIIEAKIGRTTCKKEDLTTQNSINKCPFQRGPQNAKNYRCRFEVWSRPWIKSTQLLVNECS encoded by the exons atgaatcTGTCGGCTGTCGCCTGCCTTCTTTTCTTGCTCTTCGCAGCGAAGACAACCCGGTCTCAGCTGGGTGTATCGTTAGACGGGGGCGTAGATAATATCGACCCGGCTGACAAAGAAGTTCAAAAGGCAGTGAAGTTTGCCGTCAGTGAGCACAATAAGGCGTCCGATGACACTTTCGCGTACAAACTGGCCAAGATCATCAGCGCTAAGGGTCAG gtggTTTCAGGAATGAAGTACATAATAGAAGCTAAGATTGGGCGAAccacatgtaaaaaagaagacCTGACTACCCAGAATTCAATAAACAAGTGTCCTTTCCAAAGAGGTCCTCAGAATGCTAAG aattacAGATGCAGATTTGAAGTTTGGAGCCGCCCTTGGATTAAGTCAACTCAACTCTTGGTGAATGAATGCTCATAA